In one Diabrotica virgifera virgifera chromosome 5, PGI_DIABVI_V3a genomic region, the following are encoded:
- the LOC126885447 gene encoding uncharacterized protein LOC126885447: protein MGFFRRTYLRRHRKQCPARSKCKTVKRENHLSLSQVFTVCSGVHGDFLASLRLKKEVFPIMQSDEISRTAMKDMLICSYAESLLRKHKRAQIRNVISNKMRELGRLLISLRNTTGIQLLFDALKPQFFDNIVGAVKVISGYCEETKTFQASSLALHMGTTLKQVCDIATKNIIQKSPIIICTTAEESLKDIKRLKNLIENHWTSEISSLALKNLKENNYVSPKLLPLTQDVIKFQTFVMNEAHEASDALKKNIHIKLNYRKLIESVLALTLLINRKRIGEIQYLKTETYNSTVSENQQTEFLDCLSKTEQTLCKNYKRVVTGGKGSRPVAILFPPDLQKFIELLLSFRSICVTPTNPYLFGNPNTELWLSGYHIVKKLATKADVSDTTLFTSTRLRKQIATLLQAINIKDDEMEQFATFMGHAKKAHESYYRLPQDLYQTAKVAKLLIAVNSGQVAKYKGKSLDEITLSDNESLLDETEAEKPLFHVHILGPK, encoded by the exons ATGGGATTCTTTAGAAGAACGTATTTAAGAAGACATAGAAAGCAATGTCCTGCCAGATCTAAATGTAAAACTGTCAAACGTGAAAATCATTTATCTTTATCACAAGTATTCACTGTATGTTCAGGTGTACACGGTGATTTTCTTGCTTCTTTGCGTTTAAAAAAAGAAGTTTTTCCAATTATGCAAAGTGACGAGATTTCAAGAACTGCTATGAAAGATATGCTCATTTGCTCATATGCTGAAAGCTTGCTAAGAAAGCACAAGCGTGCTCAAATAAGAAATGTTATCTCAAATAAAATGAGAGAATTGGGACGACTTCTTATAAGTTTGAGAAATACAACTGGAATTCAACTACTATTTGATGCTTTGAAACCACagttttttgataatattgtcgGAGCTGTAAAAGTTATTAGCGGATATTGTGAAGAAACCAAAACCTTTCAAGCGAGCAGTTTGGCACTACACATGGGGACCACGCTTAAACAAGTTTGTGACATAGCTACAAAGAATATTATACAGAAAAGTCCTATTATAATCTGTACTACTGCCGAAGAAAGTCTTAAAGACATTAAGCGTTTAAAAAATCTTATTGAAAACCATTGGACATCTGAGATTTCAAGCCTTGCACtgaaaaatttaaaggaaaaTAATTATGTTTCTCCAAAATTGTTGCCATTGACCCAAGATGTTATAAAATTCCAAACTTTTGTAATGAACGAAGCCCATGAAGCTTCAGATGCATTGAAGAAGAATATCCACATTAAGTTGAACTATCGAAAGCTGATCGAGTCTGTCTTAGCATTgacattattaataaatagaaagCGCATTGGGGAAATTCAGTACCTAAAAACCGAGACTTATAATTCAACAGTCAGTGAAAACCAGCAAACCGAGTTTCTAGATTGTCTTTCAAAAACTGAACAAACTTTGTGCAAGAATTACAAAAGAGTAGTGACCGGTGGAAAAGGAAGCAGACCTGTTGCAATTTTATTTCCACCGGACCTTCAGAAATTCATTGAACTTCTTCTAAGTTTCCGAAGTATTTGTGTGACTCCGACAAATCCGTATTTATTTGGTAATCCTAACACAGAGCTGTGGTTGAGTGGCTATCATATTGTGAAAAAGCTGGCGACAAAAGCTGATGTTTCGGATACAACTCTGTTTACATCAACCCGTTTAAGAAAACAAATTGCCACATTATTGCAAGCAATCAATATTAAGGATGACGAAATGGAACAGTTTGCTACTTTCATGGGACACGCCAAAAAAGCACATGAATCGTATTATAG GCTTCCTCAAGACTTGTATCAGACAGCAAAAGTTGCCAAATTACTTATCGCTGTTAATAGTGGACAAGTAGCAAAGTATAAAGGAAAATCCCTTGACGAAATAACTTTGTCAGACAATGAATCATTGCTGGATGAGACTGAAGCAGAAAAACCTTTATTTCATG TTCATATCTTAGGTCCAAAATAG